From Acidianus brierleyi:
TGCCAATCTAATTAGTTTTAAAATTAAATATTTTGGGTTCACTTTTTGCCTTATCATGATACCACCTCTAATACGTGGGTAATTTTTAACATTATTATGGCCATTATTGCAAGAATTATAGTTGAAATTGTAGAATATGCTGCGGCTATATCGTATAAATTGTAGGCAAACGCTTCTTGATATGCGTAAACTATCAATATATTAGTACTTTCTCCAGGTCCTCCACCGGTTAGCAGGTAAATTGGGTAAAAATTATTCCATGTGAAAATAAATCCACTTATTCCAACAAAAGATATTGAGGTTTTCATCATAGGAAGAGTTATTCTGCCAAACTTTTGCCACATTGATGCTCCATCTACTTCTGCAGCCTCATAAAGTTCAGTAGGTATACTTTGCAAACTAGAAAGGAATATTGCAGTATAGTATGGGAAAGATAACCAAACGTTTGTTAAAATTAGGGCAATCCATGCAGTATCAGGATAAGTTAACCAATTAATAGGAGCTAAATGTATAAGTCCAATTATTTTGTTTACTACTCCATACTCATAATTCCACATTCCTAGCCAAACTAAGAGAGAAATGTATGCTGGGAAAGCCCAGGGAAAAAGCATGAGCGTAAAGAATAACCTTTTTCCTCTTATATCCTTCTGATTTAGAACAAGTGCCATTAAATATCCCAATGCCATCATTGGCACTAGGCTTCCAACAGTCCATAATGCAGTATTACCAAGAATATGAAGAAATGTATGGCTAGTTAATACTAGAACGTAATTTTGAAATCCTACAAGACTATACTTAAAGAAATGATATAAACTAAAATTTGTAAATGAAATATAAATTGCATAAGCTACAGGATACATAAATAGAAATAAAATTAATGCTACGATAGGAAGGATATAAAAATAATTACTTAACTTATGTTCATTCATTTTATATTTCACCATAAGCCTAGAATACCTAAATTAAAGAGATTTGATAATAATTCATAAGATTGTAATAAATTTAAGTTAATTGGTAATAGTAAATCTGGAGTTATTCCTGCCTGTTGCATTTGAGATAACATGTAATTTTCCATTTTCTGTGATGCTACTGTGGCAGTGATCTCGTTAGCATAATATTCAGTGGCATAGTCATAAAATCCATCCCAGTAGAAGTTCATCTGTGGGATATTGGGGAATTTTTGACCGTATTGTGCTTGTTCTAATACTCCTTTCATTATTCCGTTAAGATATGTAGGCGTTAGATTATCATTATTTAATTCAGTTATTACGGTATTATATGCTTTCATGTTAGCTGGTATATCATGAGCATAAGTCCATAAATTCATTTCTGCTTGATAGCTAGTCATAAATTGTATAAATAATAACGCCGCTTGTATTTGTTGTGGAGTTGCCCCACTTGCTTGTGGTGATGAGATTACCCAACCAGTAGATCCTACGAAAGGCGCTGCATGAAGACCAGTTTGACTAACTATAGGTAATGGTGCTGCACCTAAATTAGCTCCTAGTGCTGGGACATAGATTCCTAGATCCCATGGTCCGTCAAATATTATTGCAGCTTCATTATGAGTGAATAATTGTTGTTCTATGCTTGGAGTAACATCTGGAGCGTTTATATGGAGATTGTACGTTAAATTATACCAGAATTCTAAAGCTTCAACCATCGCCGAAGAGTTCATTTGTGGCATTCCTTGAGAATTAAATATGTGTCCTCCAAATCCAGCGAACCATGCCGCAAATCTATATCCATATTCAGAAGTCATACCATATGCTATTCCCCATATATGATAGGTCTTATTTACGTTTGTAGCTATTTGTATTAGCTGTTGAGTAGTATTAGGAGGATAAGGTACATATTGTTTATTGTAGAACATTAATATGTAGTTTACTGTATCTGGTAAACCATATACTGAGCCATGTAGTTCGAAATTTTTGATTGATATAGGAGCATACTGATTAAATACACTTTGGTTTAAATATGCTGATAAATTAAGGATTAAGCCAGCCGCAAATAAGCTTCCAGCATCATTACTTGTATCCCTATAAACTATAGGAGCTTTTCCAGCTTTTGCGTCAGTCTCGAGAGAGTGTCCCAAGTGCAAATAATTGAATAAATCTATGTAAAGGTTTATAGATAATAATTCAAAAGATATTGTGAATTACTGAGAAATTTTGAATTTTCGCTTGAAGCAAAAAGTCGCGTAATACTTAAAGGGAACCGGGAAGATGTAGTACCGATTCACATGAAGCCTTGGATAGAATACTACAACGGCCCGGTCCCCTATGAACATTTATCAGCAAGGCATAAAACACTTGTGAAAATGAACTACATGCTGATCACGTCTGAAGTGCTGTCGCGTCTCTCTGACCTCTTCATATTGAGAGCGTTAATAGTGATGATTGTGTGGACGTGCTCCTACAGGGACGTGCGAAGCTACTACGAGTCAGACGTGGTGGTAAGGTGGTTCCTAGGCGAGTACAAGTCTAAGTCGGAGATCCATAGGAGGGCAAAGAAATTTAGGGGAGAGGTAAAGACTCTGTTCAAGGAGTACGCCAAGGAGTTGGAGGGGAAGATGAGTAGACTTGCTGACTACTTACCTAGCAGTGCGTTATACGGAAAGGTTGGAAAGCTGTGGATCGTGGATTCCTTCCTAATCGAGGTACCCTTCGGAAAGAGGAACAAGGAAACATTGAAGAAGAAGTTTGAGCTAGACCTAAGGCAGAGGAAGTACAGGGAGGCGGCTAACACGCTCTTCTTTTACATTAAGTGCAAAGTGAGGAGGAGGTTCAAGGGAGAGTTTACAAAGAAGAGGAACAGGAGTTACTTCGGCTTCAAGGTCTTCAACCTCATGTCGCCTACAATGATAGTTCACGAGATTCAAGTGGAACTGGCCAATTTTCCGGACAATAAGGTTGGCTTCTCTCGCAGCGGTTATAAGGTAGTGGATAGGGGCTTCGTGGGGAAGTCCTCGACCTGGTTGATAGGTTTCTCTAGTTTCAGGAGGTATGTGGAGTTCTTTGGGATCTTCTTGAGGAGGTATTGGAGGCCTTACGCTACTGAAAAGGGTATGGTCGAGTTCTTTGTCTACGTTATCGCGTTGATTTACAACTCCTACATCTACACTTCTGTGTTATCGCGTGTTCCGGAGAGTCAACTCGCCCACTAACTTGTACCGCGAGAGTTGATCAAGGTAGTGTGGACTATGTTGGAAATTCTGTTTTTCTCTATACTTGATTATTTTCCATTACAATATAAGCTTAATCTCTCGTTATACTGAAAGATATAATTATATTTTATTCTTAATTAATTATAAAATTGTTTTTCTATCATACTATATTTATTCAATTATTTGCGCTTGGGACACTCTCTCGAAGTTAGATGTTGATATTGAAACTCCATATGTTACATCTACGTGAATCCAAGGATATGCACTCTCAAAAGCAACTAAAGATTTATTAAAACCTTGATTTTCAGGAACATCGTAAGTATCCCATACTGTTATAGTTACTGGAGTATGAGTGGAGGTTGTGGAAACGGGAGTAGGAGTTGGTTTGTGGGTAGTCATCATTATTCCTGCTACTGCAGCTATTACAACTATAGCAATTACAACTACTATAATAGCAAGCTGAGTTGTAGATAACGCTTTTTCCCGTCTATTATGTTTATTTTTCGAATTCATGAGTCTCAATTATAATTGAGAATGATAGTAATATATAAGTACTTCTAAAGATATATACATGCAAAAAATACTTAAACTAGTATATTAACTTAAAACAAGTGAAAGGTTATTGTCTGTTAGACTTAATGACATTTATAAAAGCTTTAAAGTAAAGACTGGAGTAGTTACTGTTCTTAAGGGTGTGAATTTAAATGTATCAAAAGGTCAGTTTGTTGCAGTTTTAGCTCCAAGTGGTGAGGGAAAAACTACAATTTTAAGGATAATAGCAGGATTAGAAACTCAAGATAAAGGAGATATTTATATAAACGATAAACTCGTAAACGGAATACCTCCAAAAGACAGAAACGTCGCTATGGTATTTCAAAATTATGCCATCTACCCTTTTATGTCAGTTTATGATAATATAGCATTTCCATTAAAAATAAAACATGAAAGTAAGGAAGAAATAAAGAAAAAAGTCGTTGAAGTAGCTCAGATGCTAAGAATAGAAGACTTATTGGATAGAAAACCTCATCAACTCTCTGGTGGTCAAAGGCAAAGAGTAGCTATTGCAAGAGCATTAGTTAAGGGATCCAATATTCTACTAATGGATGAGCCTTTAGCAAATTTAGATACTCAAGTAAGAGCCATAGCTAGAGCTGAGTTAAAGAATCTTCACAATGAGTTAGGAATAACTGTAATTTACGTTACTCATGATCAAAGTGAAGCTATGGTCTTAGCAGACAAAGTAGCTTTATTGCACGAAGGTGTAATACAAGCTTTTGACGATCCCTTAGTACTCTATAAAAATCCTCCTTCTGCATGGGTAGCTTCCTTTATGGGCAACCCTTCTATGAATTTAATAAAAGGAGTAATAAACGGTTGCTCCTTTGAGTTTGAGAATTACAAAATAGATCTATCAGAAAATCAGTGTAAATCCTTGCCTAAGGAAGTAGTTATGGGCGTTAGGCCAGAAGATATAGATATAGGTGGAAATATAAAAGGAAAATTGGTCACTATAGAAAATATAGGAATATATACAATACTTCATCTGCAAGTAGGTAGCACACTAATAAAAGTAGTTGAAAGGTCTCTAACAAAGAGGAATATAGGAGAAACAATAGACATAAGCATAAGTCCAGACACTGTCTACTTCTTTGACGCTAAAAGTGGGAAAAGATTAGCGTAAAAACTTTCTTTTTATTAAATAATATGCTAAGATCACTATAATAGTTATTATAATCAGAAGTGGTATATTTATTGACTCCTTTTGTATTTCTTTGTAATTTATCGCTACAATAATATACATTGCAGAAGACCATGTTAAAGGTGAAGTAGTAGGTAAAGGATTTCCATAAGTAGGATCTACTGCTTCTGGCAATAGAAGATGTTGAGAGTGAATTATTGACCAATTCATTAAGTTTAAAGCTTTAGAATACTGCCCAGTTTTCTCATAGTATAACGCTAAAAATAGTGTAGTTATTATCCATGGAGGCATAGGACCAGAACTGTCATAAAGCGTATTGGAATAATGATATGTATCTCCAGTAAATCTCGCTAGTCCACCATTTCTAGTAAGTTGAGTTATAGTGTAATTAACTGTTTTTATGGCCCTTTGTGAATTTAAAGGAACTAAACCAAAGTCTATAGGTAGAAGAGAAGAAGAGTCTGCGAGAGTCATTGGAGTGTAAACTAGTTGAGACTTACCGTTAGCGAACTCAACAGTAGGGGTAACGTACTCGGCATATCCATCATTAGTGTAAAAATATTTTTGTATAGTTTCATTCAGAATATTTTCTAATTTTAATTCTAGAGAATTATTCAGATTTAATGCAGAATAAAGTAATGCGGTATCCTTAAGACCTAAAGCATCCATAGCTTGTGTCCAAAAGTTATATTGATAATTATCTTCCCATACGCTTAAATCCTTAGGAATTAGCCCATTCTTCAAAATATAGTACGATTCCCAGGTTACTGATCTATTTATTGATGAAATGAATTGTTCTATCATAGATTTGTTATGAGTTTCTTGATACAAATTCCATATTCCTATTTGAAATAACCCTAAACTATCATATTCTGGGATACCAAAAGTCTTATCAGGTTTTCCATTCCAGAAATTATATCTTGTATACCACGTGCCATTCTGAATTTGAGAATTACTCATCCACTTCCAGAATTTTATCGCAGAATTAATATGACCTGAATCTTGTAAACTAATTGCAGCAAACGAGCCATCTCTAACCCATGAATAAAGATAAATTGGAGAAGGAGAAGCTGCAAATTCTCCAGTGAACGGATTTTGATCATCTTTTACAATGAGTAAAGACGTGAAGTATTCTTTTAAGAAGATACCCTTAATATGAGGAATTTTTGAAGAGTTTAGCCATTTTGAAATATGAATATAATTAATTTTCTGTAATGTTGTGAAATTTTCTATGGAATAATTTCCTATAACCACATTTAATGTGCCGTAACTTTCGTTTGATTTTATGTAAATATCTAATAATGTACCATTTCTAATAACAGCGAAGATAGCATTGTTTAAATATATTTTTAGTATAGGAACTGTATTAATTATTAGCATATGATCTTTTATTGAATAAGATGTTTCATTTGTAGTTACTAAAAATTTTAATTCACTTTTACCATTCTGAAAGATTGCGAATTGTTGACAGTACGGAGGAAAGATAAACTCAGTAGATCCATAACTTTGTTTAACAACTATTGTGTTATTTAACGTAAGTTCAGAAGAAATGGAATTTCCATTACTCTCTACATAAATCTTTACTGGAATTATACCATAATGCCCAGCATAAATATCTTGGACTGAAAGATTCTGATAGCTTACTGGTAAGAACGGATCTTGTATTCCAGTAGATATTAATATTGATTCATTTATCCAGTTATTGAGTAATAAGTAAGTCGGTGAATAAGCAAGATTTCTATCGTAATTTTCTCCAAGAAAAATAGGTATTGTAGATAATAAAAACAGTAGTATGAAAAGAAAAGGTAAAAGCTTCATATTTTTATGTAACTAGAAATTTGTTAAAAACATTTCGTGTACTTATTTTGTTAACTCTGTTAATATAATGTAATATTAGTCTATATAGTTAAAATTTATAAATGGTACAGCAAGGTAGATTTGTAATGATAAAAAAATTATTAGCTATTATTTTCGTTTTTGTAATATTTTCTGAGATTTTCCTTGTACAACAGTTCTATAGCAAAACAGAAATAAACGTAAATTTTACTGTTACATCGCAAGGATATACAACTATATATATATCTGGAATTCCTAGCAATGAAAGTGTAACTTTGCATTACGGTATAGAAAATGGTCCTCAAGAGTCTTGGATACAAGTATTCAATAAAGAAATGATATGGAATGGTAATAATTTTTCAGCAACTATAGGTCCTTTTACTAATAATACATGGATATCATGGGTATTTTATGATAATTCTACTGGAACATGGATAAACTATGAAGATCATCCCTTCTGGAATTGGAACCTACAAATTAATCCTACAGATATAGGCCAAACCTATGCTATAGTCTTGCCTAATGGTAGTATATTAATAACTGCAATAGGAAGAGCTCCAGATTTGTTTGATGTACATTATGGATTGGCCAGTGGACCTCAAGCTGGCCTACCATGGAGTAACATAACAGACGTAGTAATGACATATAATCCGTTATGGGGAAATTATAGTACATTGATAGGTCCTTTTAAGCCCAGGCAATGGATACAATGGGTATATCATGATCTTACTACTAATTTATGGTATAACAATTATGGTAAAAATTTTGCTATAGAAGATATATATTCTCCTGTAAAAATTATTGGAATTAATTATACTAAGTTTGTTTTCGTGACTGGACAAGTTTTAGGTATAAATATTTCTATATATAATGGCTATTCTAGTTCTCAGTCTATAGATTTAATAATAACACTAAATAATGGAAATTACTCTTTTGAAAGTTATTTAAATCCTGGTATTAATACCAAATATATTTCGATAAGCCAAAGTTTACCTCAGGGTATATATTATCCTGAAATTCTAGGCATAGACAATGGAACGGTATTATTTGCAAATCCCATGCCTCCATTATACATAGTCAATACTACTAATAAGAAGCCTATAAGTCTGGTAATAGTCTGGAATATGCATCAACCATTATATATAGAACCTAATGGAACATGGGAACAGCCTTGGGTTCCATTGCATACTGGACAAGATTTTATGTGGAATGGAAGTATGGTAGGTTCTTATGAACTTCAAGCTTTACTTATAAACAAATATAATTTAAGTGTTACAATAGATTTTACACCTGTTTTATTATATCAATGGGAAACATTACTTCACGAAAAACAATTCAACTATTCAGGAATATTTCCAGGCAATATAACTTATGATATAAAAGCAATAAATTTCACTCTAAATTTATATAAAAAATTAACTCAAGAAGGTAAGATAGAAGTATTAACAGTCCCGTTTTATCATCCATTAATGGCAATAGAATACGATAATGGATGGGAAAGCGATATGCTAGCACAAATATTAATGGGGAAGAATTTTACTAGGTACGTTTTCGGTATAAACTCTTCAGGAATATGGACACCAGAAATGGCGTTTAATATGGGTTTGATTCACCTTTATAACGAGTCAGGAATTAATTTTACTATTTTAGATCAGCAGGCATTCTTACCATATGTTACGTTAGTTAATGGTTCTTTAAATCCTGATCAGCCATTTAAAGTTGAAGACTCATTAGGTGACAGTATCTTCGTATTATTTAGAAATACTACTCTATCAAACGAATTTGGATTTCAATTCTTTAGTCAGTCTCCATATTTGACTGAAGAACAATTAATTCATCAATTAGCTACTATTTACATGAGTAATCCTGGAGGAATAGTTGTAGTAGCTTTAG
This genomic window contains:
- a CDS encoding carbohydrate ABC transporter permease: MNEHKLSNYFYILPIVALILFLFMYPVAYAIYISFTNFSLYHFFKYSLVGFQNYVLVLTSHTFLHILGNTALWTVGSLVPMMALGYLMALVLNQKDIRGKRLFFTLMLFPWAFPAYISLLVWLGMWNYEYGVVNKIIGLIHLAPINWLTYPDTAWIALILTNVWLSFPYYTAIFLSSLQSIPTELYEAAEVDGASMWQKFGRITLPMMKTSISFVGISGFIFTWNNFYPIYLLTGGGPGESTNILIVYAYQEAFAYNLYDIAAAYSTISTIILAIMAIIMLKITHVLEVVS
- a CDS encoding extracellular solute-binding protein translates to MGHSLETDAKAGKAPIVYRDTSNDAGSLFAAGLILNLSAYLNQSVFNQYAPISIKNFELHGSVYGLPDTVNYILMFYNKQYVPYPPNTTQQLIQIATNVNKTYHIWGIAYGMTSEYGYRFAAWFAGFGGHIFNSQGMPQMNSSAMVEALEFWYNLTYNLHINAPDVTPSIEQQLFTHNEAAIIFDGPWDLGIYVPALGANLGAAPLPIVSQTGLHAAPFVGSTGWVISSPQASGATPQQIQAALLFIQFMTSYQAEMNLWTYAHDIPANMKAYNTVITELNNDNLTPTYLNGIMKGVLEQAQYGQKFPNIPQMNFYWDGFYDYATEYYANEITATVASQKMENYMLSQMQQAGITPDLLLPINLNLLQSYELLSNLFNLGILGLW
- a CDS encoding IS5-like element ISC1290 family transposase; its protein translation is MKPWIEYYNGPVPYEHLSARHKTLVKMNYMLITSEVLSRLSDLFILRALIVMIVWTCSYRDVRSYYESDVVVRWFLGEYKSKSEIHRRAKKFRGEVKTLFKEYAKELEGKMSRLADYLPSSALYGKVGKLWIVDSFLIEVPFGKRNKETLKKKFELDLRQRKYREAANTLFFYIKCKVRRRFKGEFTKKRNRSYFGFKVFNLMSPTMIVHEIQVELANFPDNKVGFSRSGYKVVDRGFVGKSSTWLIGFSSFRRYVEFFGIFLRRYWRPYATEKGMVEFFVYVIALIYNSYIYTSVLSRVPESQLAH
- a CDS encoding ABC transporter ATP-binding protein, coding for MSVRLNDIYKSFKVKTGVVTVLKGVNLNVSKGQFVAVLAPSGEGKTTILRIIAGLETQDKGDIYINDKLVNGIPPKDRNVAMVFQNYAIYPFMSVYDNIAFPLKIKHESKEEIKKKVVEVAQMLRIEDLLDRKPHQLSGGQRQRVAIARALVKGSNILLMDEPLANLDTQVRAIARAELKNLHNELGITVIYVTHDQSEAMVLADKVALLHEGVIQAFDDPLVLYKNPPSAWVASFMGNPSMNLIKGVINGCSFEFENYKIDLSENQCKSLPKEVVMGVRPEDIDIGGNIKGKLVTIENIGIYTILHLQVGSTLIKVVERSLTKRNIGETIDISISPDTVYFFDAKSGKRLA
- a CDS encoding glycoside hydrolase family 15 protein, whose protein sequence is MKLLPFLFILLFLLSTIPIFLGENYDRNLAYSPTYLLLNNWINESILISTGIQDPFLPVSYQNLSVQDIYAGHYGIIPVKIYVESNGNSISSELTLNNTIVVKQSYGSTEFIFPPYCQQFAIFQNGKSELKFLVTTNETSYSIKDHMLIINTVPILKIYLNNAIFAVIRNGTLLDIYIKSNESYGTLNVVIGNYSIENFTTLQKINYIHISKWLNSSKIPHIKGIFLKEYFTSLLIVKDDQNPFTGEFAASPSPIYLYSWVRDGSFAAISLQDSGHINSAIKFWKWMSNSQIQNGTWYTRYNFWNGKPDKTFGIPEYDSLGLFQIGIWNLYQETHNKSMIEQFISSINRSVTWESYYILKNGLIPKDLSVWEDNYQYNFWTQAMDALGLKDTALLYSALNLNNSLELKLENILNETIQKYFYTNDGYAEYVTPTVEFANGKSQLVYTPMTLADSSSLLPIDFGLVPLNSQRAIKTVNYTITQLTRNGGLARFTGDTYHYSNTLYDSSGPMPPWIITTLFLALYYEKTGQYSKALNLMNWSIIHSQHLLLPEAVDPTYGNPLPTTSPLTWSSAMYIIVAINYKEIQKESINIPLLIIITIIVILAYYLIKRKFLR
- a CDS encoding glycoside hydrolase family 57 protein codes for the protein MVQQGRFVMIKKLLAIIFVFVIFSEIFLVQQFYSKTEINVNFTVTSQGYTTIYISGIPSNESVTLHYGIENGPQESWIQVFNKEMIWNGNNFSATIGPFTNNTWISWVFYDNSTGTWINYEDHPFWNWNLQINPTDIGQTYAIVLPNGSILITAIGRAPDLFDVHYGLASGPQAGLPWSNITDVVMTYNPLWGNYSTLIGPFKPRQWIQWVYHDLTTNLWYNNYGKNFAIEDIYSPVKIIGINYTKFVFVTGQVLGINISIYNGYSSSQSIDLIITLNNGNYSFESYLNPGINTKYISISQSLPQGIYYPEILGIDNGTVLFANPMPPLYIVNTTNKKPISLVIVWNMHQPLYIEPNGTWEQPWVPLHTGQDFMWNGSMVGSYELQALLINKYNLSVTIDFTPVLLYQWETLLHEKQFNYSGIFPGNITYDIKAINFTLNLYKKLTQEGKIEVLTVPFYHPLMAIEYDNGWESDMLAQILMGKNFTRYVFGINSSGIWTPEMAFNMGLIHLYNESGINFTILDQQAFLPYVTLVNGSLNPDQPFKVEDSLGDSIFVLFRNTTLSNEFGFQFFSQSPYLTEEQLIHQLATIYMSNPGGIVVVALDGENPLIFNPVTGPYDLNAIYSAISQYEGSWLITQTASQAISSHNYSIITNLPENSWDLNLDYWNNGYYGKQLIWKNVSEAREYLVSLTIALGDQISPIVWTSPRTTPNSTNLVDSLWNYLYVAEGSDWTWQTGPPANGPSWFKAQAIVYSNTIINTIKSLMNNITLVSIQSSHKYTKLKIENKLPYDLNLIVVVNNGTFNASDKIILHHGINIIKIAIDDNGNNEFLVYLFAPVNYNEIGAGVIHLTQYGFMLKEFNYSEQSSQNIDSTIYIGTILGIIVLSIIIFFIYRKLR